TTGATCGATCACTGGCGGCGACAGTCGATTGAACAAGCCTACCTGCAGGCCCTGGCACAGGTGCCGGAAGCCGAGGCGCCCTCCCCTGAGCAACAATACCTGTTGCTGGAAACCCTGCTGGAAGTCGATCAGCTGTTGGCGGGCTTGCCGCTGCTGGCCCGGCGTGCCTTTCTGCTCGCGCAACTGGATGGTTTGAAGCAGGCGGACATTGCGCTGACGCTGGATATTTCGGTCAGTTCGGTGAAACGCTACCTGACCCAGGCCTATACCCACTGTTATTTCCTGCGGGCTGCCACTCGGGAGGCCTGCGGTGTCTGAGCAGAAACAGCGGCGGCTGGACGCGATTCCGGACGCGGTACGTGCCGATGCAGTGGCCTGGCTGCTGGACCTGCAAGAAGCGGATGACCCCGAGCAGGTTGAGCGGCAAATCAGTACCTGGCGCAGCCTGGATGCGGCGCATGAATTGGCCTGGCAACAGATTGAAGCGGTCAATGCCCGTTTGCGCCCGCTGGCCAGCGGGCGCAAACGGCAAGTGGCCGAGGCGGTACTGCACACCGACAACCTGAACCGTCGGCAGTTTCTCAAGGGCTCTCTGGGTGTCGTGTTGCTGGCCGGCGTAGGCAGCCTGATCGGCACCCAGCAGCCCTGGCTGGACTGGCCGGCGGATGTGTTTACCGGCAGTGGCGAGCAGCAACGCCTGGAGCTGGATAACGGCACGGTGATTACGCTGGGTGGGCAAACCGCCCTTCGCCACCGGCTGATAGGCAACACCTATCAACTGCACTTGCTGGCTGGCGAGATTCTGGTGCGCAGTGCGCCGGCCGATGCCGAACAGCGCCTGCCTGGTTACCGCACCCAGCGGCTGGAAGTGCTGACCAATGAAGTCCGCGTGACGCCCATCGGTACGCGCTTCAGTGTGCGGCAACAGGCGGATGCCACACGGGTGGCGGTCTATCAGGGGCGGGTTGCAACCCAGGTGCATGACGGCCTTGATGCTGCCGAGCTGGCGGCGGGTGAAGGTGCGGTGTTTGCCCGCAACGGGTTGCTGCGCAGTGATCCCCCGCTCAGGGGTGAAGCGTCCTGGGCGCGCGGGTTGGTGATTGCCCATGACATGCCGCTGCATGAGCTGCTGGGTATTTTCAACCGGCACCATGAGCAACAGATTGACTGGGCCGCTTCGGTGGCTGCGTTGCGCGTATCGGGTACCTACCCCTTGGCCAGTCAAGCCGATGTGCTCTCGGCACTGACGGCGATTCTGCCGATTCAGGTGGTTTCCCGGCCTGCCGGTGGCTTGCTGATTCAGCCCGGCGAGTAGGCGGAGACTTTTTTCATATTTATTGAGCTGATTATCATTCTCATTCGATAAGCAAGGTAACAGTCGATCAATCTGAGGATATTGCATGTCGATCATTACCTGCCAGCGCACTGGCCTGCGCCTGAATGCCCGCAAGCTGGTGCTGTTGAGTCTGATCAGCCTGGCCGCCGCGCCAGCAATGGCAAACCCGTCGGAACCAAACCCGTCAGCGGCGGCCAATGTCAGCGCGATACAAACCCTGGACATTCCGCCTGGCGACCTGACCAGTGCGTTGAATCTGCTGGGTGAGCAAGCCGGTATTCTGCTGTCTTACCCGGCCAGCCTGACGGCGGATTTGCACACCGACGGCTTGTACGGCAGCT
This sequence is a window from Halopseudomonas salegens. Protein-coding genes within it:
- a CDS encoding sigma-70 family RNA polymerase sigma factor, which gives rise to MPATQPPSRHDIGELYARHRGWLLRWLTGKTQCGERASDLLQDTFVRLLRNGQQREAREPQALLMAIAKRVLIDHWRRQSIEQAYLQALAQVPEAEAPSPEQQYLLLETLLEVDQLLAGLPLLARRAFLLAQLDGLKQADIALTLDISVSSVKRYLTQAYTHCYFLRAATREACGV
- a CDS encoding FecR family protein; the encoded protein is MSEQKQRRLDAIPDAVRADAVAWLLDLQEADDPEQVERQISTWRSLDAAHELAWQQIEAVNARLRPLASGRKRQVAEAVLHTDNLNRRQFLKGSLGVVLLAGVGSLIGTQQPWLDWPADVFTGSGEQQRLELDNGTVITLGGQTALRHRLIGNTYQLHLLAGEILVRSAPADAEQRLPGYRTQRLEVLTNEVRVTPIGTRFSVRQQADATRVAVYQGRVATQVHDGLDAAELAAGEGAVFARNGLLRSDPPLRGEASWARGLVIAHDMPLHELLGIFNRHHEQQIDWAASVAALRVSGTYPLASQADVLSALTAILPIQVVSRPAGGLLIQPGE